The Humulus lupulus chromosome 3, drHumLupu1.1, whole genome shotgun sequence genome window below encodes:
- the LOC133821844 gene encoding ABC transporter G family member 6-like, with protein sequence MEMEMELVESQPKNDIVLQEEQQVIDIAGNVTGNEPERPLSFVLCFSNLTYSVKLRRPNKFNVFRRSTSVPPEEKTILDNISGEAYDGEILALLGASGSGKTTLIDALANRIEKESLKGTITLNGEFVDSRLSKAITGYVMQDDLLYPMLTVEETLTFAAKFRLPRSLPKSKKKARVQSLIDQLGLRNAANTIIGDEGHRGVSGGERRRVSIGVDVIHDPILLFLDEPTSGLDSTSAFMVVKVLRRIAESGSLVVMSVHQPSYRILGLLDRLIFLSGGKIAYSGSSTNLTEFCSAFGHPIPENANQVEFMLDMISELEASPTGITSLVEFNNLSSSGADYRQVPLLKEALKAGISKGKFITSNNESISSPINGKVSGIRKFANPIWIETLVLTKRSMLNSRRTPELFVTRLITVLTTGLLLATIYWRLDDSPKGIRERMGFFAFAISTTYFSSCQSLPLLLQERFIFTRETAFNSYRRLSYALSQAITILPLLLVLSLAFSTATFWAVGLGGGLRGFLFYLCIVSGSFWAGNSLVVFLSGLVSHVLVGYTVVVSVSAYFLLLSGFFINRNRIPDYWVWFHYLSLIKYPYEAVMRSEFENPARCFERGVDMFDATPFANAPAAVKEVVLGNLSTAVGLNVTSTTCLKNGLDVLKEVGITELSNKWEYLAILVAWGLFYRILYYISLLILWKNKRK encoded by the coding sequence ATGGAAATGGAAATGGAATTAGTTGAGTCTCAACCCAAAAACGACATCGTTttacaagaagaacaacaagtCATTGACATTGCCGGTAATGTCACCGGAAACGAACCAGAGCGGCCACTGTCCTTTGTGCTCTGCTTCAGTAACCTCACTTACAGTGTCAAGCTTCGTCGTCCGAACAAGTTCAACGTATTCCGGCGGAGCACGTCCGTACCACCGGAAGAGAAAACGATTCTGGATAACATCTCCGGAGAAGCTTACGACGGCGAGATTCTGGCACTGTTGGGAGCAAGTGGTTCGGGAAAAACGACATTGATCGATGCTCTCGCTAATAGAATTGAGAAAGAGAGCTTGAAAGGAACCATAACTCTGAACGGAGAGTTCGTAGACTCGCGGCTCTCGAAGGCCATTACTGGGTACGTAATGCAAGATGATCTCTTGTACCCGATGCTTACGGTGGAAGAAACGCTCACTTTCGCGGCAAAGTTCCGGCTTCCGAGGTCGCTACCCAAGTCGAAGAAGAAGGCACGAGTTCAGTCTTTGATAGATCAGTTGGGGCTTCGAAACGCTGCCAACACCATAATCGGCGACGAGGGCCATCGTGGAGTCTCCGGCGGAGAGAGGAGACGAGTTTCGATCGGCGTCGACGTGATTCACGACCCGATTCTTCTGTTCCTAGATGAACCCACTTCGGGACTCGACTCCACTAGTGCGTTCATGGTGGTGAAAGTTTTGAGAAGAATCGCCGAGAGTGGAAGCCTCGTCGTTATGTCTGTACACCAACCGAGTTACCGTATTCTTGGCTTGCTCGACCGTTTGATCTTCCTCTCCGGCGGGAAAATAGCTTACAGTGGTTCTTCCACGAACCTTACTGAATTTTGCTCTGCTTTCGGCCACCCGATTCCGGAAAACGCTAACCAAGTCGAGTTCATGCTCGATATGATTTCTGAGCTCGAAGCTTCTCCCACCGGAATCACCAGCTTGGTGGAGTTTAACAATCTTTCCAGCTCCGGCGCCGACTATCGTCAGGTTCCACTACTCAAAGAAGCATTAAAGGCGGGCATTTCCAAAGGAAAGTTTATAACATCTAACAACGAAAGCATAAGCAGCCCGATCAACGGAAAAGTCTCCGGTATCCGAAAATTCGCGAACCCCATATGGATTGAAACGCTGGTTCTGACGAAGCGTTCGATGCTCAATTCTCGGAGAACCCCAGAACTATTCGTGACTCGTTTGATCACTGTTTTAACCACTGGTCTTTTACTGGCCACCATTTATTGGCGTCTCGACGATTCTCCAAAAGGGATCAGAGAACGAATGGGATTCTTCGCTTTCGCCATATCCACCACTTACTTCTCGAGCTGTCAGTCTCTTCCTCTCTTGCTCCAAGAACGATTCATCTTCACCAGAGAAACCGCCTTCAACTCGTACCGAAGACTCTCCTACGCTCTCTCCCAAGCCATAACAATCCTCCCACTCCTACTGGTTCTCTCGCTCGCGTTCTCGACGGCGACGTTTTGGGCAGTGGGACTCGGCGGAGGACTCCGGGGCTTCCTTTTCTACCTCTGCATCGTCTCAGGTTCGTTCTGGGCCGGAAACTCATTAGTTGTATTCCTCTCCGGGTTGGTATCTCACGTGTTGGTCGGGTACACGGTGGTGGTGTCCGTCTCCGCCTACTTCCTCCTCCTGAGTGGATTCTTCATCAACCGGAATCGGATTCCCGATTACTGGGTTTGGTTCCATTACCTTTCTCTGATCAAGTACCCATACGAGGCTGTTATGAGGAGCGAATTCGAAAACCCGGCAAGGTGTTTCGAGCGAGGAGTGGATATGTTCGATGCCACGCCGTTTGCTAATGCACCGGCCGCCGTGAAGGAGGTGGTGTTGGGGAACCTGAGCACGGCGGTGGGACTCAATGTGACGAGCACCACGTGTTTGAAGAATGGATTGGATGTGTTGAAGGAAGTAGGGATCACTGAGCTGAGTAATAAGTGGGAATATTTGGCTATTTTGGTAGCTTGGGGATTGTTTTATAGGATTCTCTATTACATTTCTTTGTTGATTTTATGGAAAAATAAGAGGAAGTAA